The Sporosarcina sp. 6E9 genome segment ACTCCGAGAAAAATACAGTTGCAACACTTCTGTAAGTAATGCATACGAACCACTTACTACGAAGGCAATTTTCATGTTGTTAAAACCCCGAAGGAGCAAAATATAAAGTACGCCAAACCCTAAGACATGCGCCGTTTTTTGAATCAAATAAAAGCCGCTTGTTAAAGGAATATCGCCAATAATAAACAAATCAGCGAACACTGGTGAAGGATTTATTTTAAAGCTTACAACTTGATTATACAAAAATGCATGGGGATCAGATGTACAAGTTGCAACGAGTATGAATGCCATAAAGGCGAGGATAAATAATCGGAATAAGTACAAGGAACAACAACCTTTCGCGTAATAATACTACTTAATATCCCCAAAGGCGGCTGCCGCTATCCATGCATTTACTTTCTCAACAATTGCATTCGCTCGTTAAAAAGGCTTGGATACGATAAAAACCCAAGTAAAATACTGGTTACCGATGCGGTTGTGAGCAATAAGAAAATAATAAGTAATTGGTATTGGACTGCTTGGACTGGGTCCGCGCCTGCAATGATTTGACCGCTCATGATGCCGGGGAGTTGAACGAGTCCCATTGTCTTTTGACTTTCGATTGTTGGAATCATGCTCGCTTTAATCGAATTGATGAGTTGCCTGTTAATGGCTTGTTTTGGGGTACCACCGAGTGAAAGAATTAATTCGGTTTCATCCGCATGCGATTCCACTTCTGCTGTAAAGCGATTGAGGAATAAAATCGACAGCACCATCGAGTTTCCGATGACCATTCCACTCGTCGAAATGATATACGGCGCAGTTGCTGGAATGATTTTGAAGCCTAGCATGATGCTTTGCGTCAGCACTTCGACGAATATGAGCGTGACTGCAATTTTCCACGTAATTCCCTTAATCGACTTCCCTTTTGTGCGCGCATTTTGCGTTGCCGCTAAAATCATAAGCGCTACCATTAAGAAGATATAGATAGGGTTTTCTGAATCAAACACGAATTTCAGCACGTATCCAACTGCTAATAATTGAACAATCGACCTGATCGTCGCGATAATCGTGTCTTTTTCTAAACCTAACCGGAGTGTCTTGGATAAAATCAGAGGTATAACAACAAATATCAGCGTGATAGATAACGTTATATATGTCATGATAAATCTCCTTGTACAAACTGCTTTACGAGTTCATTTTTCGGTGATTTCAACAACCCACTTTCCCCAGTTTCAACAACTTCTCCGCCCATCATTACCCAAGTATAGTCGCCGATTGACAAAGCTTGCTCCAAATTATGCGTAATCCAAATAATCGTCACGCCGTATTTCCGATTGATTTTGGTTATTAATTCTTCGATTTCATGTAATGAAGTCCGGTCCAAAGCTGACGTGATTTCATCCAACAGCAAAATTTCCGATCGATTCACTAACGTTCGGGCAATCGATACCTTTTGACGCTGTCCACCCGACAAATCATCCGTTTTCCAATGCAAAAACTTATCCTCTAATCCGACATCCTCTAGAAAACGAATCGCATCTTCTTCACTCAACTTTCCCCCGCGTAATTCTAATGGCAGGCATAGGTTTTGAAATACAGTGCCTGAAATCATCGGCGCACTTTGAAGCGCAATGCCCACAAAACGTCTTAATTCCACAGGTTCGAATGTCGCAATCGGTTTCTTGTGAATCAAAATTTCTCCAGCAGTCGGAGATATAAGACCATTACACAATTTCAACAATGTCGTCTTCCCTGCCCCTGAAGGACCGACAAGCGTGGTAATCTTCCCTTTCGGAAACGATCCCGTAATCTTTTTTAATATATTTATATCACCAACCGAATAATCCACTTCACGAAAATGAAGTGCAGGTTCATATAATTTATCCATTAACAATCTCCTCTGGATGATATCTATTCGCAAGTCCATTTATTAAAAGGGTTAACAGAGGTAACTTTAAAGAGGTACCTCTTTAAAGGTACACTTATGACAATTCGAGTCTTTAAATTAATATTCATAAAAGATTTAACGAATCCTTCTATCATAGTATTTCGATTTAGGTTTATGCAATTGTAGTGTATTTTTGGAATTGTTTCTTGCACAAGTACCTAGATAATATGTGTTGTATAGTACCAATATACACTAGTTAGTATCGAATAACCGCTTGAGGATTTCGCGGTGGGGAGTAAAAACCTCAAAATAAAATTATCGGTCGAATTCTTGCTGTAAAATTACATTTTAGTTTTCATTTTCCAGTTTAACGCTGGGTTTATGACGGTTCAAGATTCATTTTTAGTTACTTACTTTTTCTTCCATCGGATTGATGGTAAGTCATTTTTTAAGTATGATTAAGGAAATTTGATTGAATAGGAATAAAGGGGGTTTTTAATTCGCCAAGACGTAAAAGAAACTGGCATCCGCACGCCTATTATCATGTCAGCATGCGCGGGAACAACAGGCAAAATATTTTTCAGACCGAGGAAGACATTACGGAGCTTATGCGCATTTTCGAATACGGCGCAGCAAAAGACGGTTATACGATGCTCGCCTATTGCGTCATGTCGAACCATTACCACTTGCTGATCCGCTCGGAATATGTAGACCTTGCCAAAGTTATGGCGCGTATCAATCGAAGATACAGCGATTATTACGCAAAACGTTATGCTCACGTCGGCCGGATTTATGAAAAAAGATATTTCTCCAAACAAGCGAATGGTCCAAATGCAATTCTCGCTATTAGCAGCTACATCCATCGCAACCCAATCGATACCTTAATTCCAATTGTGGAAAAGCCCGAAGATTACCCTTACAGTTCGTTTCGCTATTACGCAAATGAAAACCTAACTCCACCAAGCTTCTTGAGAACGAATGTAGTAGCCAATTTCCTTCCAAATCCGATTGATAAAACGAATCAGGATTATTGTCAATACTGTCTAACGTATAAACAGACTGCGGAGGAGGACAAACAGTTGGAAGTATGATTAACATTAATGAATTTGGATAAAAAGTTAAAGGGATATCGACAAAGTGCAGTAAGTCGGTATCCCTTCTAATTTTATGAAATTGTAGTGTATTGTTCGAATATCTTGCACAGGCACCTAAACCTGTTGCCTGTCTAGAATTTCTTTTAGTACGACCGCTTGATTATGCTGTTCATCTTTTGCGCCGTAGACTAATGTTACATTCTTTTTATGCTTTATTACAATATCCTTGAGCTCTTCCATCAAGTCACTTTTATCGTCCAATTCCTTTTTATATTTCTTTTTAAATCTCTCGAACTTTTCCGTTTCATGATCAAACCATTTTCTTAATTCATCTGAAGGCGCGACTTCTTTCATCCAATGATCAATTTGTAAATCTTCTTTTGAAATTCCGCGAGGCCATAATCGATCAACAAGAATTCGGACGCCGTCTTTTTTAGAAACATCGTCATAAGCTCGTTTTAAATTTACTGGCATTTTATCCCTCCTGCACTTCCAGTATTCCCCGCTTATCAACTCGAAAAACATGGGAACAAGTCGATGGTCGCGATCTTTTCTTGACATCTGTACACGGTGCAATTTTGACTTTTCATGTTTTAGGGTAATAAGTCGTATGGATATCAACCAAGTGTTGTAGAGTCTTATCACTGCTCACTTGAGGCAATTGTAGTGTATTGTACGAAAAGTTTTTGACACAGGTACCTTTCAACCAGTTTTACCCCCTATCCCCATCTTCAGCAAAATACTTTTCCATCAATGCTTTCGCCTCTTTTACCCCATCCCCGGTTAAATAAACGGATTTGGATCTTTTACTATCCCTAATCAAGTCCTCATCAGAGAGTTCGTTTAATACATAAAACGGATATCCTTTCCAACTTCTAGGCATTTCTGGAAAGTCGTCTCTATCTTTCCACGACGTCAGGTATAGCAGTAGCAAAGTGAGATCCTTAATTTTATCCTCCATGTTAAACAACCTCTTTTCCTTTTCATTGATTTTAATTTAGTATATTTGAAGATTAATTGAATCTCAATGGTTTACTTTTCTAATGCAAGGTACCAATGGAAGGTACCTGTGCAAGGTACAATTATGATAATTCGCGGCTCTGGATAAACAATCAAGGGGATATCGACGAAGTGTTATACAGTCGATATCCCCTTTCTACTTTATGCAATTGTAGTGTATTGTCTGAATCGTGTCTTGCACAGGTACCTAAAAAGTGTACCTAAAAAGAGGTACCTAAAAAGAGGTACCTAAAAGAATAGCTAATATGTTGCACCGAAAGAAGTGCACTGGAACTATGTTATCCTGACGGCCCTAGCTTTTCTTGACTCAAATGTGTAGACATATTCAAAGCCTACTTCTTTTGCTAATGAAAGGGCGTCGCCGAGGTGGGCGCCTACGGTTTCTGCGCGGTGTGAATCTGAACCTATTGTGAGAATTTCGCCGCCAAGGTTTTTATATAACTTCAATACTTCCTTGGATGGAAAAGGTTCTTTCACCCTTTTGTTGGAAAGGCCGGATGTGTTGATTTCGATTCCGATTCCTCTTTCAATTGCCTTCTTCAATATAGCTTCGATGATTGAATGGAAATCGGCTAGCTTGTAGTTGCCGATTGTGTCTATTGCATATCGCTTCATGAGATCCAAATGGGCGAGGATATCTATGTCAGCGTGGGATACGAGTGCATAGACTTCTTCAAAATAGCCTTGGTAAACAGCGTGGGCGTCTTTGTTTTGCATATAGATTCTGAGTTTTTCTTCGTTAATATTGTGCACGGAGCCCATAATAAAGTCTAGATCAAAATCTATTAAAGCCTCTTTATATTCATCCCTTAACAAATGGGGCTCGCATAGTTCGATGCCTGCTTTGATGACCAATCTTCCATTATATCTGTTGCGGCATTCATTAATTTGCGAAAAGTATCTATCAAAATTTAGATGTCCGTAGGTAGGAACTTTAGGGTTTACGGAAAAGTGTTCCGTAAAACAAATTTCATCTAGTCCATTTTTGATGGCTTGTTCGCATACTTCAAGCATACTGGCTTTCGAATCAAAGGAATTATCTGTGTGGTGATGGTAATCAGTAAGATACATATCGTTACCTCCTTGCGAATAAATGTAAGAAATAGAACCCTGCTATCCATTATAGCAGGGTTCAGATTTCATATTATTGACTAACTAATTCTTTAGCTGCTTTTACAATATCTTCTGCAGTTAATTCATAAAACTCCTGCAAGAATGGTGTTAATCCGACTTGACCGAATTGTTCTTTGACACCAATTCTACGTACTGGAACCGGATAATTTTCAGCTAGGTATTCACAAACCGCACTGCCTAAACCGTTATTAACGTTGTGGTTCTCAGCCGTAACTACTTTTCCAGTTTTCTTAACTGAGTTTAAGAGAGTTTCTCCGTCCAATGGTTTGATGTAGAACATATCGATTACAGCAGCTTCAATGCCTTCTTTTGCTAACATATCAGCAGCTTGCAATGCTTCTGCCACCATGATTCCGCTTGCGACAAGCGTAACATCTTCACCGTCTCTTAAAACTTGTGCTTTTTCAAAATTAGTATTTTCATCGTAAAGTTTTACTGTGTCTTTACGAATTGTACGAATGTAGTGGACGCCGCCCTCTTCATAGCCTTTCTTAAGAAGATAAGCCAATTGAGTTGGATCACTCGCTTCATAGACTGATGCTTTTGGTACACTTCTCATTAATCCCATATCTTCAAATGTCATATGTGTGCCGCCATTATGTTCTGCAGATACCCCTGCATCTGAACCAACAAGTACAGCCGATAATTTAGCATAAGCTAATGACACGAATAGTTGGTCGAAAGCTCTTCTTGTTAAAAATTGTCCGAATGAATGCAAGAATGGTTTTCTGCCGGTAATATTCAAACCTGCAGCAAGACTCATCATATTTGCTTCCATAATTCCAACGTTTACATATTGGTTTGGCAACTTATCTTTTAGAGATCCTGTTGACATGGAGCTACTTAGGTCTGCTTCCATAACAATTACTTGTGGATCTTTTTGTGCTAGCTCATAAACAGTTTCAGCGTATACTTGACGCATTTCTTTTTCAGTTTTTTCAAGAATTAAAGTCATTTTGCAAGCACTCCTTCTAGCTGTTCTTCTAATGTCTCGATTGCTTCGTTAATTGCTTTCCAATCTTCCTCATTTGGGCGTACATGATGATTGTCGGCCTTTTCTTCTAGGTGTTTTACGCCTTGTCCTTTGATTGTATCTAGAACAATTGCTTGCGGCTTTCCTTTATTCTCTTTTGCTTGTGCGATTGCCTTATCGATAGCATCAACTGAAGATCCATCAACTTCTACTGTTTCGAAGCCGAATGCAGTTAATTTCGCAACAAAATCAAGCGGATCGATAATATCTTTCGTCGGACCATCTAATTGTTTTTTATTATCATCAAGCAGAACAATCAAATTCTCTAACTTGTGATGGGATGCAAATTGGAATGCTTCCCAACATTGTCCTTCGTTTAATTCGCCGTCTCCTACAATACAGAACGTGTAATTGTCTTGACCCGCAAGTTTATTACCATATGCAATACCTGTTGCAGCAGAAATACCTTGTCCCAATGAACCACAAGTCATATCAACGCCTGGCGTTAAGTTGCGGTCCGGGTGGGATGGCAATGTTGTTCCATTTTGGTTAAGTGTATATAAAACTTCTTCTGAAAAGAACCCTTTTAGAAATAGTGTTGCATACAATGCAGGTCCGCCGTGGCCTTTTGATAAAACAAAGTAATCTCTGTTCGGATCGTTTGCTGTATCTGTATCAACATTTAAATGCTTGCCGTAAATAGCTGCCAATGCTTCTACGATTGATAAGCTTCCACCGAAGTGTCCAAAACCTAAGGCTTTCAATTCTTTTAATGTATACAATCTAATTTGTTTCGCTGCTGTTTCTAGTTGTGTCGCTAGCATAAGTCAATCTCCTTTTTATTTAGAATCTGTTTGTTCTTTCTTCTTGTCGAATAAACCCGCGAAGAACATTAATGCAAGAATAACGATTAGACTAACTGTAATCGCAATCGGACCCGCATAATTTGCTAGTGTTCCGAAGAAGATACCTGCCACACCAAAGTCTGTATCCGAGAATGTAGAGTTTGCAAACCCTAGATCTCCTAATACTGGCATCAAGAATACCGGCAAGAATGAGATTAAAATCCCGTTAACAAAGGATCCTGCAACTGCCCCTCGAACGCCACCTGTTGCGTTACCGAATACACCCGCTGCTGCCCCTGTAAAGAAGTGAGGTACAACGCCCGGTAAAATGATGATTCCTCCTGAAAATGCCATGACAACCATACTGACAATTCCACCGACGAAACTGGAGAAGAATCCAATTAATACTGCGTTTGGTGCAAATGTGAAAATAATTGGTACATCTAGCGCTGGCTTAGCATTCGGTACTAACTTTGTTGAAATTCCCTTAAACGCAGGAACGATTTCGGCTAGTACTAAACGAACACCAGATAAAATGACGAATACACCTGCTGCAAATGTTCCACCCTGGATGAGTGAGAATACCAGGAAGTTCGTACCTTCACTTAATTCAGCCTCAATATAAGCTGGACCTGCAAACAATGCGACAACGACATATAGAATAATCATTGTCAATGCAATACTAACTGTACTATCCCGTAGGAACCCTAGTCCTTTTGGAAAGTTGATTTTTTCTGTTGATGTAGGATTTTTCCCTTTAACTGCTTTACCTACCAAACCACTAATTGCATATCCAACTGCACTGAAGTGACCGATTGCTACATTGTCATTTCCAGTGAGTTTACGCATGAATGGTTGAAGAATCGCAGGTGACAATGTCATGATAATACCCAATGCCACAGAACCTGCTGCAATTAGCGGTACCGTACTAAATCCTGCTACTGCCATAATGACGGCCAACATACATGCCAAATACAATGTGTGGTGACCTGTCAAAAAGATATACTTAAACTTTGTGAATCTAGCAATAATAATGTTTACAATCATTCCGAAAAACATGATTAATGCTGTTGTTGTACCATATTCCGTTAAGGCTAG includes the following:
- a CDS encoding VanZ family protein, which translates into the protein MYLFRLFILAFMAFILVATCTSDPHAFLYNQVVSFKINPSPVFADLFIIGDIPLTSGFYLIQKTAHVLGFGVLYILLLRGFNNMKIAFVVSGSYALLTEVLQLYFSRSGRLFDVGIDLVGIYLAYLLCNSFSKNAIDDRENKPLIADHK
- the fetB gene encoding iron export ABC transporter permease subunit FetB, with protein sequence MTYITLSITLIFVVIPLILSKTLRLGLEKDTIIATIRSIVQLLAVGYVLKFVFDSENPIYIFLMVALMILAATQNARTKGKSIKGITWKIAVTLIFVEVLTQSIMLGFKIIPATAPYIISTSGMVIGNSMVLSILFLNRFTAEVESHADETELILSLGGTPKQAINRQLINSIKASMIPTIESQKTMGLVQLPGIMSGQIIAGADPVQAVQYQLLIIFLLLTTASVTSILLGFLSYPSLFNERMQLLRK
- a CDS encoding phosphate ABC transporter ATP-binding protein translates to MDKLYEPALHFREVDYSVGDINILKKITGSFPKGKITTLVGPSGAGKTTLLKLCNGLISPTAGEILIHKKPIATFEPVELRRFVGIALQSAPMISGTVFQNLCLPLELRGGKLSEEDAIRFLEDVGLEDKFLHWKTDDLSGGQRQKVSIARTLVNRSEILLLDEITSALDRTSLHEIEELITKINRKYGVTIIWITHNLEQALSIGDYTWVMMGGEVVETGESGLLKSPKNELVKQFVQGDLS
- a CDS encoding transposase codes for the protein MKGVFNSPRRKRNWHPHAYYHVSMRGNNRQNIFQTEEDITELMRIFEYGAAKDGYTMLAYCVMSNHYHLLIRSEYVDLAKVMARINRRYSDYYAKRYAHVGRIYEKRYFSKQANGPNAILAISSYIHRNPIDTLIPIVEKPEDYPYSSFRYYANENLTPPSFLRTNVVANFLPNPIDKTNQDYCQYCLTYKQTAEEDKQLEV
- a CDS encoding DUF488 domain-containing protein, with protein sequence MPVNLKRAYDDVSKKDGVRILVDRLWPRGISKEDLQIDHWMKEVAPSDELRKWFDHETEKFERFKKKYKKELDDKSDLMEELKDIVIKHKKNVTLVYGAKDEQHNQAVVLKEILDRQQV
- a CDS encoding DUF6429 family protein codes for the protein MEDKIKDLTLLLLYLTSWKDRDDFPEMPRSWKGYPFYVLNELSDEDLIRDSKRSKSVYLTGDGVKEAKALMEKYFAEDGDRG
- a CDS encoding histidinol-phosphatase HisJ family protein, with amino-acid sequence MYLTDYHHHTDNSFDSKASMLEVCEQAIKNGLDEICFTEHFSVNPKVPTYGHLNFDRYFSQINECRNRYNGRLVIKAGIELCEPHLLRDEYKEALIDFDLDFIMGSVHNINEEKLRIYMQNKDAHAVYQGYFEEVYALVSHADIDILAHLDLMKRYAIDTIGNYKLADFHSIIEAILKKAIERGIGIEINTSGLSNKRVKEPFPSKEVLKLYKNLGGEILTIGSDSHRAETVGAHLGDALSLAKEVGFEYVYTFESRKARAVRIT
- a CDS encoding transketolase family protein, giving the protein MTLILEKTEKEMRQVYAETVYELAQKDPQVIVMEADLSSSMSTGSLKDKLPNQYVNVGIMEANMMSLAAGLNITGRKPFLHSFGQFLTRRAFDQLFVSLAYAKLSAVLVGSDAGVSAEHNGGTHMTFEDMGLMRSVPKASVYEASDPTQLAYLLKKGYEEGGVHYIRTIRKDTVKLYDENTNFEKAQVLRDGEDVTLVASGIMVAEALQAADMLAKEGIEAAVIDMFYIKPLDGETLLNSVKKTGKVVTAENHNVNNGLGSAVCEYLAENYPVPVRRIGVKEQFGQVGLTPFLQEFYELTAEDIVKAAKELVSQ
- a CDS encoding transketolase, which codes for MLATQLETAAKQIRLYTLKELKALGFGHFGGSLSIVEALAAIYGKHLNVDTDTANDPNRDYFVLSKGHGGPALYATLFLKGFFSEEVLYTLNQNGTTLPSHPDRNLTPGVDMTCGSLGQGISAATGIAYGNKLAGQDNYTFCIVGDGELNEGQCWEAFQFASHHKLENLIVLLDDNKKQLDGPTKDIIDPLDFVAKLTAFGFETVEVDGSSVDAIDKAIAQAKENKGKPQAIVLDTIKGQGVKHLEEKADNHHVRPNEEDWKAINEAIETLEEQLEGVLAK
- a CDS encoding PTS ascorbate transporter subunit IIC; amino-acid sequence: MNNFLSVLVDILSQPAILVALIALIGLIAQRKNISDTLKGTTKTFVGFLVIAAGAGILQGSLAPFGAMFEHAFNVAGVVPNNEAIVALALTEYGTTTALIMFFGMIVNIIIARFTKFKYIFLTGHHTLYLACMLAVIMAVAGFSTVPLIAAGSVALGIIMTLSPAILQPFMRKLTGNDNVAIGHFSAVGYAISGLVGKAVKGKNPTSTEKINFPKGLGFLRDSTVSIALTMIILYVVVALFAGPAYIEAELSEGTNFLVFSLIQGGTFAAGVFVILSGVRLVLAEIVPAFKGISTKLVPNAKPALDVPIIFTFAPNAVLIGFFSSFVGGIVSMVVMAFSGGIIILPGVVPHFFTGAAAGVFGNATGGVRGAVAGSFVNGILISFLPVFLMPVLGDLGFANSTFSDTDFGVAGIFFGTLANYAGPIAITVSLIVILALMFFAGLFDKKKEQTDSK